Proteins found in one Maridesulfovibrio sp. genomic segment:
- the argB gene encoding acetylglutamate kinase, with amino-acid sequence MNMEHDITRAKFLIESLPYIKEFYGETVVIKYGGNAMIDETLKKAFALNIILLKYIGINPVVVHGGGPQIQKMLSALNIDSHFKSGYRVTDEATMDVVEMVLVGQVNKQIVNLINLNGGRAVGLSGKDGMLIKAEQKELVIESETKAPEIIDLGKVGEVTEVNTTLIESLQSDGFIPVIAPVGVDEAGSTYNINADSVAGSVAAAMNAKRLHLLTDVQGLLDKDKNLISSLTCREAAEAIDSGVAQGGMIPKLSCCLEAVHSGVEKAHIIDGRVENCVLLELFTKNGIGTEIIG; translated from the coding sequence ATGAATATGGAACACGATATTACAAGAGCTAAATTTTTGATTGAATCGCTGCCGTACATCAAGGAATTCTACGGCGAAACCGTCGTCATCAAATACGGTGGCAACGCAATGATTGACGAGACCCTGAAAAAAGCATTCGCCCTGAACATAATTCTGCTGAAATACATCGGAATCAATCCGGTTGTCGTACACGGCGGAGGACCGCAGATTCAAAAAATGCTCAGCGCGCTGAACATCGACAGCCATTTCAAGAGTGGCTACCGGGTCACCGACGAAGCCACCATGGATGTAGTTGAAATGGTTCTCGTCGGTCAGGTAAATAAACAGATCGTAAATCTCATAAACCTGAACGGTGGCCGGGCGGTAGGTCTTTCCGGTAAAGACGGAATGCTCATAAAAGCTGAACAGAAAGAACTCGTTATCGAATCCGAAACCAAAGCGCCGGAAATCATCGATCTCGGCAAAGTAGGCGAAGTTACCGAGGTCAACACCACCCTGATAGAATCCCTGCAGAGCGACGGATTCATCCCTGTTATCGCTCCCGTTGGTGTGGATGAAGCAGGCTCAACCTATAATATAAATGCCGACTCTGTTGCCGGATCTGTGGCCGCGGCTATGAATGCCAAACGTCTTCATCTGCTGACCGACGTTCAGGGACTGCTTGATAAAGATAAAAATCTGATATCCTCCCTGACTTGCCGTGAAGCGGCTGAAGCTATCGATTCCGGGGTGGCTCAGGGTGGCATGATTCCCAAGTTGAGCTGCTGCCTTGAAGCGGTACACAGCGGAGTGGAAAAAGCGCATATCATTGACGGACGGGTCGAGAACTGTGTGCTGCTGGAACTTTTCACCAAGAACGGTATCGGCACTGAAATTATCGGCTAA